In Colletotrichum higginsianum IMI 349063 chromosome 1, whole genome shotgun sequence, one genomic interval encodes:
- a CDS encoding ENB1 protein — translation MSRSIARSSEADDDDEDGNDDNERTILLAKTATPRDENNRNMGVFTSFQSHAYSRAPSSLDLASSDAIDHDSIALIKDPVDVELADKKPRELEEHDEHDEHDDLRKSSDSDSEVLESGVGKIEAARALWGRKGRWLVILGAVSLALVMIIYEIDNTTVSIYNNYATSSFSALSRLATLSTATAIVFAVVKPLIAKLSNVVGRGEAYIVAMSFYVLGYVLMASSASFNAYAAGAIFYAVGQSGTNIMNDIIVADITTARWRGFAISFLFFPFLITPWAAGFIVDDVVRPGGIGWRWGIGMFAILMPISSAVIISTLLYYQRRAKNRGLVPRKKKTTLHGFCSQIDLGGSLLLCAGFAMVLVPLTLAANSSSGSNNNNNNSSSSSWGTPYTVVLVVIGGLVLAALPFYEKFAARNPILPPHYFRNRTIALCLFLIASDSIGFSSTHTYLYSWATVARGFTARDATFFQYTHGVMQCVTAITGGLAMAYTRRYKWLLVSGATVRFIGYGVMLRLRGAENSVAEIFIVQVIQGLGSGFMQLSILVPAQIVVPHREMPQVTALVICFAVLGSSIGGCVAGAIYSNTFKPALYRYLGAGASSELVDSLFDSIVGTAPAWGTPERNAINHAFTDVMKYMVYAAVGASTPGVILVWLLPNYTLPDRNNIVET, via the exons ATGAGCCGGTCCATAGCTCGTTCGTCCGaggcagacgacgacgacgaggacggcaacgacgacaacgaacGCACCATTCTCTTGGCCAAGACGGCAACGCCCCGAGACGAGAACAACCGCAACATGGGGGTTTTCACTTCGTTTCAGAGTCATGCCTACTCGAGGGCTCCGTCTTCTCTCGATTTGGCCTCTTCAGACGCGATAGACCACGACAGTATTGCCTTGATCAAAGACCCCGTTGAtgtcgagctggccgacaAGAAGCCTCGCGAACTTGAAGAGCATGACGAGCATGACGAGCATGACGACCTAAGGAAGTCCTCCGACTCCGACTCCGAGGTCCTTGAGTCTGGTGTTGGAAAAATCGAGGCCGCGCGAGCCCTATGGGGCAGAAAGGGCAGATGGCTGGTGATTCTTGG GGCCGTCAGTCTTGCTCTGGTCATGATCATCTA CGAGATCGACAACACAACCGTCAGCATCTACAACAACTACGCcacctcgtccttctcggcgctCTCCAGGCTGGCAACGCTCAGCACCGCAACAGCCATCGTCTTTGCCGTCGTCAAGCCGCTCATCGCCAAGCTGTCCAACGTCGTCGGGCGCGGCGAGGCCTACATCGTCGCCATGTCCTTCTACGTCCTGGGCTACGTCCTcatggcctcgtccgcctccttCAACGCCTACGCGGCGGGCGCCATCTTCTACGCCGTCGGCCAGTCCGGCACCAACATCATGAAcgacatcatcgtcgccgacatcaccACCGCCCGCTGGCGCGGCTTCGCCATcagcttcctcttcttccccttcctcatcACCCCGTGGGCCGCCGGCTTTatcgtcgacgatgtcgtcaggcccggcggcatcggctGGCGCTGGGGCATCGGCATGTTCGCCATCCTTATGCCCATCAGCTCGGCCGTCATCATCTCGACGCTGCTCTATTACCAGAGGAGGGCCAAGAACAGAGGGCTCGTCCCCcgaaagaagaagacgactCTCCACGGCTTCTGCTCCCAgatcgacctcggcggctcgCTCCTACTGTGCGCAGGCTTCGCCATGGTCTTGGTACCCCTGACCCTGGCGGCGAATAGCTCCTccggcagcaacaacaacaacaacaacagcagcagcagcagctggggCACGCCGTAcaccgtcgtcctcgtcgtcatcggcgggctcgtcctcgcagCCCTGCCCTTCTACGAGAAGTTCGCCGCGAGGAACCCGATCCTGCCGCCGCACTATTTCCGCAACCGGACCATCGCTCTCtgcctcttcctcatcgccaGCGACTCCATCGGCTTCTCCAGCACGCACACGTACCTCTACTCGTGGGCCACGGTGGCCCGCGGGTTCACCGCCCGCGACGCCACCTTCTTCCAGTACACCCACGGCGTCATGCAGTGCGTGACGGCCATCACCGGCGGGCTCGCCATGGCCTACACGCGGCGGTACAAGTGGCTTCTCGTCTCGGGGGCGACGGTCCGCTTCATCGGGTACGGCGTCATGCTCCGGCTGCGCGGCGCCGAGAACTCGGTCGCCGAGATCTTCATCGTCCAGGTCATCCAGGGCCTGGGCTCCGGCTTCATGCAGCTGTCCATCCTCGTGCCCGCGCAGATCGTCGTGCCGCACCGCGAGATGCCCCAGGTCACCGCCCTCGTCATCTGTTTCGCCGTGCTCGGAAGCAGCATCGGCGGCTGCGTTGCCGGGGCCATCTACTCCAACACGTTCAAGCCTGCGCTGTATCGATACCTCGGGGCCGGGGCCTCTTCTGAACTCGTCGACTCCTTGTTCGACTCGATTGTCGGCACAGCCCCGGCATGGGGCACTCCAGAGAGAAACGCCATCAATCACGCG TTCACGGATGTGATGAAGTACATGGTTTACGCTGCCGTTGGAGCATCGACCCCCGGTGTCATTCTAGTCTGGCTCCTCCCGAATTATACGTTGCC TGATCGAAACAATATTGTCGAAACTTGA
- a CDS encoding N-alkane-inducible cytochrome P450 produces the protein MIVPILTLFASLATVVYSLYIIISTHILRHRMKREYGTLPPKKLPQKDPIFGTDVVLQNLAAAKKFGFLALLKKRHAEQGQTFTTNTYLRTTINTCDPKLIQTVLSNQFEDFGMGPLRRKSASPLLGRGIFTTDNEIWAHQRALIRPSFIRAQVTDFSIFETHVDQLIQLIARENYTVDLQQLFFRMVLDSNSEYLFGESVGLMSDHASDSAHTFHHALDYAQQGTILRLRLGNLMFAHRDAKFRDACDVVHAYADKFVKQALEFRAREKLNATEKHQQQQQQDEYARTKYVFLNELAKDTDNPIMLRDQIVNMLLAARDTTAGLLAFTFYMLARKPEVWKKLRADVLEHYTEPLTYDAVMQMTYLRYVLQETLRLFPPIATNSRMANKDCVVPVGGGPDGRSPMFVAKNNVVTYSTFVMHRRPELFGPDAEEFIPERWETLRPGWEYLPFNGGPRVCPGQKFALTESSYTVARLLHAFSSIESLDSSDWREQLTLSLTLNNGVKVRLHPEA, from the exons ATGATCGTCCCTATCCTGACGCTTTTTGCGTCTCTAGCAACCGTTGTATATTCTCTAtacatcatcatctccaCGCACATCCTCCGCCACCGCATGAAGAGAGAGTACGGCACCCTGCCTCCCAAGAAGCTGCCTCAAAAGGACCCCATATTCGGCACCGATGTCGTCCTTCAGAacttggccgccgccaagaagttCGGCTTCCTTGCCCTGCTGAAGAAGCGCCACGCGGAGCAGGGCCAGACCTTCACCACGAACACCTACCTGAGGACCACGATCAACACCTGCGACCCCAAGCTGATTCAGACTGTGCTCTCCAACCAGTTTGAGGACTTTGGCATGGGCCCTCTGAGGAGGAAGAGTGCGTCGCCTCTCCTCGGCAGAGGTATCTTCACCACCGACAACGAGATCTGGGCCCATCAGCGAGCCTTGATCCGACCTAGCTTTATCCGGGCCCAAGTGACGGACTTTAGCATCTTCGAAACCCACGTGGACCAGCTCATCCAGCTCATTGCCCGTGAGAACTACACGGTTGACTTGCAGCAACTGTTTTTCCGCATG GTACTGGACTCAAACAGCGAATATCTCTTCGGGGAGTCGGTTGGCTTGATGTCGGATCACGCCTCCGATTCCGCGCACACCTTCCATCACGCGCTGGATTACGCCCAACAGGGGACCATCCTCCGACTCCGCCTCGGCAACCTGATGTTCGCCCACCGCGACGCCAAGTTCAGGGATGCTTGCGACGTCGTCCACGCGTACGCCGACAAGTTCGTCAAGCAGGCGCTCGAGTTCCGCGCGCGCGAGAAGCTGAACGCGACGGAGaagcatcagcagcagcagcagcaggacgagTACGCGCGTACAAAGTACGTCTTCCTCAacgagctggccaaggatACCGACAACCCCATCATGCTGCGCGACCAGATCGTCAacatgctgctggcggcaAGGGACACGACCGcgggcctcctcgccttcaCCTTCTACATGCTGGCCCGCAAGCCCGAGGTGTGGAAGAAGCTCAGGGCCGACGTGCTCGAGCACTACACCGAGCCCCTGACCTACGACGCCGTCATGCAAATGACATACCTCCGCTACGTGCTGCAGGAAA CGCTTCGCCTGTTCCCTCCCATCGCCACCAACAGCCGCATGGCCAACAAAGACTGCGTCGTCCcggtgggcggcggccccgATGGCCGCTCGCCCATGTTCGTCGCCAAGAACAACGTCGTGACCTACAGCACCTTTGTCATGCACCGCCGCCCGGAGCTCTTTGGGCCCGACGCGGAGGAGTTCATCCCCGAGCGCTGGGAGACCCTGAGACCGGGCTGGGAGTATCTGCCCTTCAACGGCGGGCCTCGCGTCTGCCCGGGACAGAAGTTTGCCCTGACCGAGTCGTCGTACACCGTTGCAAGATTGCTCCACGCCTTTTCGAGTATTGAGAGTCTGGACTCGTCTGACTGGCGCGAGCAACTCACCTTGTCCTTGACCCTGAACAACGGGGTCAAGGTGCGGCTTCATCCGGAGGCTTAG
- a CDS encoding Oxidoreductase, producing the protein MSAPIKTVALAGANGFLGKVLLQVLLQSGRFQLTVLTRKGSRHEFPAGVAVKKVDYESVPSLEDALRGQDALVSALAFDAIHIQKNVVDAAFNAGVRRMIPSEYGNDTKNPKLASIPIYQPKIAIRKYLDEKVAERPSFSYTIIMNVSFLAPGYALDFLVDVRGKKAHIKDGGDVKFNATTMPHIGQAVIGILTHLDETANRPVKISSVETTQNEIVEIAKAVDPSGEWEMTHSRTEDLERIAHERWNAGDHSEEVVEMFINRAFIGTEAGYFPETDNKLLGIESIGREGLEKIIRTAIKG; encoded by the exons ATGTCAGCCCCGATTAAAACCGTTGCACTTGCGGGC GCAAACGGCTTCTTGGGCAAGGTGTTGCTCCAGGTCCTGCTGCAGTCGGGTCGCTTCCAGCTTACCGTCCTCACCCGCAAAGGGTCTCGCCACGAGTtccccgccggcgtcgcaGTGAAGAAGGTCGACTACGAGTCAGTCCCCAGCCTGGAAGACGCTCTTCGGGGGCAAGACGCCCTCGTGTCCGCCTTGGCGTTCGACGCGATTCATATCCAGAAGAAcgtggtcgacgccgccttcAACGCCGGCGTGCGGCGGATGATCCCTTCCGAGTACGGGAACGACACCAAGAACCCCAAGCTCGCCAGCATCCCCATCTACCAGCCCAAGATCGCCATTCGGaagtacctcgacgagaaggTGGCCGAGAGGCCTTCCTTTTCGTACACCATTATCATGAACGTCTCCTTCCTGGCGCCTGGGTACGCGCTGGACTTCCTGGTCGACGTCAGGGGCAAGAAGGCGCACATCAAGGACGGCGGGGACGTCAAGTTCAACGCCACCACGATGCCTCACATCGGGCAggccgtcatcggcatcctcaCGCACCTCGACGAGACGGCGAACCGCCCCGTGAAGATCAGCAGCGTGGAGACGACGCAGAACGAGATTGTCGAgatcgccaaggccgtcgacccGAGCGGTGAGTGGGAGATGACGCACTCCAGGACGGAGGACCTCGAGAGGATCGCGCACGAGAGGTGGAACGCGGGCGACCACAGCGAGGAGGTGGTCGAGATGTTCATCAACCGCGCCTTCATAGGCACCGAGGCCGGGTACTTCCCCGAGACCGACAACAAGCTGCTTGGCATCGAGTCCATAGGTAGGGAGGGGCTGGAGAAGATAATCCGCACCGCCATCAAAGGATGA
- a CDS encoding Aspartic-type endopeptidase, which produces MAARRVLLLAAAAVAGAGAQLQLPWTTDVGNTTFGPDGPWQAVLVKLNGTGSQMQEVPLWPGGSGVSEIPTADNGGAYNMPSSAVRTGRSRAASDKWFSTVFMESEWSGFEYWDGMELEPRFGSGTQITANATFVAATKWTGSAPLNETDYRPSVGILGFAPRSERSDDTTVPSILEQLKASGDIDRNAFSVHVGSAALGLPGSLVLGGYERNRALGQVGTFTLTDSIPIMYLRDVVLDVEVGTSTSYAEGGNGSFWQESTETGEQYTKYVGGAPGSVVVIPNPASPYIYLPPGFCEAIATSLHMTRHDATGLYLWERSTQAELFVNSSSYLGFVLSDQSATNLTIKVPFTLLNLTLEPPLAERPVSYFPCKSMESPYGFWQLGRAFLQAAFLAIDYEGEVAYMAQAPGPHLEQSVVKKLDGSAVETNPAESFAKTWQDHWQPVYMDRSSFDASDDERLSAGGKAGVAVAGVAVTALFVSGLWFWWRRKRGKGQETDAGSGSQAGSSGESFMDHGAEQKMLRVDKATELDGHTHAVELDPRTPPVEMGAPLPHEMGSHTESTRTVRHEVPSDSVVYELPTPTATPDRAAAGK; this is translated from the coding sequence ATGGCAGCCCGCCGCGTCttgctgctggccgccgccgccgtcgcgggcgCTGGCGCCCAACTGCAGCTTCCCTGGACGACCGACGTCGGGAACACGACGTTCGGCCCGGACGGGCCGTGGCAAGCGGTGCTCGTCAAGCTCAACGGCACGGGGTCGCAGATGCAAGAGGTGCCTCTGTGGCCCGGCGGCTCCGGCGTCTCCGAGATCCCCACGGCggacaacggcggcgcgtACAACATGCCCTCGAGCGCCGTCCGCACGGGTCGCTCGCGGGCCGCCTCGGACAAGTGGTTCAGCACCGTCTTCATGGAGTCCGAGTGGTCCGGGTTCGAGTATTGGGACGGCATGGAGCTGGAGCCGAGGTTCGGCAGCGGCACCCAGATCACGGCCAACGCGACCTTTGTGGCCGCCACCAAGTGGACGGGCAGCGCCCCCCTGAACGAGACGGACTACAGACCCTCCGTCGGCATCCTGGGTTTCGCGCCACGCAGTGAGAGAAGCGACGACACCACGGTGCCCTCcatcctcgagcagctcAAAGCATCCGGTGACATCGACAGGAACGCCTTCAGCGTGCACGTCGGGAGCGCCGCGCTCGGCCTGCCCGGGTCcctggtcctcggcggctACGAGCGGAACAGGgccctcggccaggtcggcACCTTCACCCTCACGGACAGCATCCCGATCATGTACCTccgcgacgtcgtcctggacgtcgaggtcggcaccTCGACCTCTTACGCGGAGGGAGGCAACGGCAGCTTCTGGCAAGAGTCCACCGAGACCGGCGAGCAGTACACGAAATACGTCGGCGGAGCCCCCGGGTCCGTGGTCGTGATCCCGAACCCGGCGTCCCCGTACATCTACCTGCCCCCGGGCTTCTGCGAGGCGATCGCGACCAGCCTCCACATGACGCGCCACGACGCGACGGGCCTGTACCTCTGGGAGCGGAGCACGCAAGCCGAGCTGTTCGTcaactcgtcgtcgtaccTCGGCTTCGTCCTCTCGGACCAGAGCGCGACGAACCTCACCATCAAAGTGCCCTTCACGCTCCTCAACCTGACGCTGGAGCCGCCGCTGGCGGAGCGGCCTGTCAGCTACTTCCCCTGCAAGTCCATGGAATCCCCCTACGGCTTCTGGCAGCTCGGCCGGGCCTTCTTGCAGGCGGCGTTCCTGGCCATCGACTACGAGGGGGAGGTCGCGTACATGGCGCAGGCCCCCGGGCCGCACCTGGAGCAGAGCGTCGTAAAGAAGCTGGACGGCTCGGCCGTCGAGACGAACCCGGCCGAGTCCTTCGCCAAGACCTGGCAGGATCACTGGCAGCCGGTCTACATGGACCGCAGCAGCTTCGAcgccagcgacgacgagcgcctgtcggccggcggcaaggcgggcgtcgccgtcgctgggGTGGCCGTGAccgccctcttcgtctccGGGCTCTGGTTCTGGTGGCGCCGCAAGAGAGGCAAAGGCCAGGAAACCGatgccggcagcggcagccagGCGGGCTCGTCCGGGGAGAGCTTCATGGATCACGGAGCCGAACAGAAGATGCTGAGGGTGGACAAAGCCACCGAGCTGGATGGGCACACGCatgccgtcgagctcgacccTCGTACGCCGCCGGTTGAGATGGGAGCGCCATTACCGCACGAGATGGGCTCTCATACCGAATCTACCCGGACGGTTAGACATGAAGTTCCAAGCGACTCCGTAGTGTACGAGTTGCCTACTCCAACGGCTACGCCAGATAGGGCAGCCGCTGGGAAGTGA
- a CDS encoding Alpha beta hydrolase fold family, with protein MYEVVEKMNSEKKTPGFLGPKEIETSGGPKAKGRAAVTAAALSLLALTALIRGNFLSAPPWSSSRHNEHHSGVPGQGSSTEWSWSSIKPSRALKWHSCFEDGGYDCARLDVPMDWQQPRDDRRVVLAIVRIRATDASDYRGPVIFNPGGPGGSGVWSMRNHGRMLHEIVGTNHDLISFDPRGVGASIPRLECWSSPQQGQSWELQDPGILDSHEGILGELFTRAAAYSQACERAMRPSGILEHIGTASAARDMLEIVHQTGNDKLRYWGFSYGTILGGVFAAMYPDKVDRLVSDGNVDYREWFNYAHVNFVRDTDKVLFAFYDFCHRAGPERCAFHAPTPEAVMQRFGELLSGLKAHPVIVPATDDDDDDNGPEVPLLVTYSKVMRLLSSTLYQPQDKFESFSRIIAALEQRDGRPFYEYYHPRGKPGPAPVCSTQPISPLEPLPGIIEGTEDAFPVIMCADHPAVLNLTLEEVQREAETLMELSPATGALAVPYQMTCNQRTTRPRWRFDGPFEGKTDHPILFIANRADNITPLLSARNNSAGFPGSAVLVQNSYGHTSLAAPSKCTRQYINAYFQNGTLPPAGTECEGDSQPFGPKVGPEARVYHNPLYL; from the exons ATGTATGAAGTAGTAGAAAAAATGAAcagcgagaagaagacgccgGGGTTCTTGGGGCCCAAAGAGATCGAGACCAGCGGCGGTccgaaggccaagggcagagcggccgtcaccgccgccgccctgtcGTTGCTGGCGCTGACGGCGCTTATCAGAGGGAATTTCCtgtccgcgccgccgtggtCTTCCTCCAGGCACAACGAACATCACTCAGGCGTTCCCGGACAAGGCAGTTCGACTGAATGGAGCTGGTCAAGC ATCAAGCCAAGCAGGGCCCTCAAGTGGCACAGCTGCTTCGAGGACGGGGGTTACGACTGCGCTAGACTGGAT GTTCCCATGGACTGGCAGCAGCCGCGGGATGACCGCCGAGTTgtcctcgccatcgtcagGATCCGCGCCACCGACGCGTCCGATTACAGAGGGCCGGTCATCTTTAACCCCGGT GGCCCTGGCGGCTCCGGGGTTTGGTCAATGAGAAACCATGGCCGGATGCTGCACGAGATCGTCGGCACAAACCAT GACCTCATCAGCTTTGACCCGCGAGGCG TCGGCGCATCCATACCGAGACTCGAGTGCTGGTCCTCGCCGCAACAGGGCCAGAGCTGGGAACTACAGGATCCCGGCATCCTCGACTCCCACGAGGgcatcctcggcgagctcttCACGCGGGCGGCCGCGTACTCACAGGCCTGCGAGAGGGCCATGAGACCCTCGGGCATCCTGGAGCACATCGGCAcggcctccgccgccagggACATGCTCGAGATCGTGCACCAGACGGGCAACGACAAGCTCAGGTACTGGGGCTTCAGCTACGGcaccatcctcggcggcgtcttcgccgccatgTACCCGGACAAGGTGGACCGTCTCGTCAGCGACGGCAACGTCGACTACCGGGAGTGGTTCAACTACGCCCACGTCAACTTTGTCCGCGACACCGACAAGGTGCTCTTCGCCTTTTACGACTTCTGCCACCGCGCCGGGCCCGAGAGGTGCGCCTTCCACGCGCCCAcgcccgaggccgtcatGCAGAGGTTCGGCGAGCTGCTGTCCGGGCTCAAGGCGCATCCCGTCATCGTCCCCGccacggacgacgacgacgacgacaacgggcCCGAGGTGCCGTTGCTGGTGACCTACTCCAAGGTCATGCGCCTCCTGTCGTCGACGCTGTACCAGCCGCAGGACAAGTTCGAGAGCTTCTCCAGgatcatcgccgccctcgagcagCGGGACGGCCGGCCGTTCTACGAGTACTACCACCCGCGGGGCAAGCCCGGCCCAGCCCCGGTCTGCTCCACGCAGCCGATCTCGCCCCTGGAACCCCTGCCGGGGATCATCGAGGGCACCGAGGACGCGTTCCCGGTCATCATGTGCGCCGACCACCCGGCCGTACTCAACCTGACTCTCGAGGAGGTGCagcgcgaggccgagacTCTCATGGAGCTCAGCCCTGCCACGGGAGCACTCGCCGTGCCGTATCAGATGACGTGCAACCAGCGCACGACGCGGCCGCGCTGGCGATTCGACG GACCCTTCGAGGGCAAGACGGACCACCCGATCCTGTTCATCGCCAACCGGGCCGACAACATCACGCCGCTCCTCAGCGCGCGCAACAACTCGGCCGGCTTCCCCGGGTCGGCTGTTCTGGTGCAGAACTCGTACGGC CATACATCGCTTGCCGCGCCGTCCAAGTGCACGAGACAGTATATCAACGCCTACTTCCAGAACGGAACGCTTCCGCCGGCCGGGACGGAGTGCGAGGGCGACTCTCAACCGTTTGGCCCGAAAGTCGGGCCTGAAGCTCGCGTCTACCATAACCCTTTGTATCTGTGA
- a CDS encoding Asparagine synthase, whose translation MCGITATIQLRRERGSHSVNGHGQDSLQKHDTLRKQLAESLASIAHRGPDAEGIWISEDGGIALGHRRLAINDLTPDGVQPMHSDDGKIHAVVNGEIYDHDAIRNRCIRDHGYKFKGHCDSEVLVALYKIHGAPQFLDHLRGEFSFVIFDETDGRVITARDRFGIKPMFWTITGEQGSPERRLLLTSEVKGFLPLGWEPEWNVEGLVSGSSLCAENTVFKDVWKLNPGTWMEISRDGEIKHHQYWDPQYKDKREVETRTVDEIVREVRERMVEAVRLRLRADVPVGIYLSGGIDSSVVAGIVTKLVREEGVMLGNQDATKRISCFSIQFPEGSGFNEADIAERTANWLGVQILKKDMNEEELAKNFADCVYHNEQHHFDLNSVGKFCLSTLPRQHGVPVVLTGEGADEHFAGYPFLLPDFLLEPDYAWPDSALAKNNSMRESMQKEMTDDIKNMFKTVGMFDHHWEKTPPSTPHLEIANNALKWQPHWELFAPWVRETYGQTDMREIVARTMSPEVLENVREKWHALHSSLYIYTRGPLANMILTCLGDRTEMAHSIEARPPFLDHHLVEYINNLPPSLKIAYNQAEGQTDGTGSSMWWKNLSSARQALSEKWVLKEAGRPFITQELYERRKHPYSAPVKWPRGGPLHRMFTELLTQASVANLGFIDWGDVEGWLEKGFGEDADPNAFRKLVIVGCWAVLGERFKVKTAVKAEGSGFA comes from the exons ATGTGTGGAATAACGGCGACGATCCAGCTACGACGGGAGAGGGGCTCTCACTCCGTCAACGGTCACGGGCAAGACAGTTTGCAGAAGCACGATACTCTACGCAAGCAGCTAGCGGAGAGCCTTGCAAGCATTGCTCACAGAGGCCCAGATGCCGAGGGTATTTGGATCAGTGAGGACGGGGGCATTG CTCTCGGACATCGCCGTCTCGCCATCAACGATCTCACGCCGGATGGCGTGCAACCCATGcacagcgacgacggcaagatTCACGCAGTAGTCAACGGTGAGATCTATGACCACGACGCCATTCGCAACCGCTGCATCCGGGATCACGGATACAAGTTCAAGGGCCACTGCGACAGTGAGGTCCTGGTTGCTCTCTATAAGATCCACGGGGCCCCCCAGTTCCTAGATCATCTCCGGGGCGAGTTCTCGTTTGTCATTTTCGATGAGACCGACGGGCGCGTCATCACGGCGCGCGATCGCTTCGGCATCAAGCCCATGTTCTGGACCATCACCGGCGAGCAAGGCAGCCCGGAGAGACGCTTGCTTCTGACCTCGGAGGTCAAAGGGTTTCTGCCGCTGGGCTGGGAGCCCGAGTGGAATGTGGAAGGCCTCGTCAGCGGCTCCTCTCTCTGTGCCGAAAACACGGTGTTTAAAGACGTGTGGAAACTGAACCCCGGCACGTGGATGGAGATCTCCCGAGACGGCGAAATCAAGCACCACCAATACTGGGACCCTCAGTACAAAGACAAG CGCGAGGTGGAGACACGGACTGTGGACGAGATCGTTCGGGAAGTCAGAGAACGCATGGTGGAAGCTGTGAGACTTCGACTCCGCGCCGACGTGCCCGTGGGAATCTATCTATCCGGAGGCATTGATTCCTCGGTCGTTGCCGGCATCGTGACCAAGCTTGTccgggaggagggcgtcATGCTGGGCAACCAGGACGCAACGAAGCGCATCTCGTGCTTCAGCATCCAGTTTCCCGAGGGCTCAGGGTTCAATGAAGCGG ACATTGCCGAGCGCACAGCAAACTGGCTTGGTGTCCAGATTCTCAAGAAGGACATGAATGAAGAGGAGTTGGCCAAGAACTTTGCCGACTGCGTCTACCACAACGAGCAGCACCACTTCGACCTCAACTCGGTGGGCAAATTCTGCCTGTCCACGTTGCCTCGACAACACGGTGTCCCGGTCGTCCTCACAGgagagggcgccgacgaacACTTTGCAGGATATCCGTTCCTCCTGCCGGACTTCCTCCTCGAGCCGGACTATGCCTGGCCCGATTCTGCACTGGCGAAAAACAACAGCATGCGGGAGAGCATGCAGAAGGAGATGACGGACGACATCAAGAACATGTTCAAAACAGTAGGCATGTTCGACCACCACTGGGAaaagacgccgccgtcgactcCGCACCTCGAAATCGCCAACAACGCCCTCAAGTGGCAGCCGCACTGGGAGCTGTTCGCGCCATGGGTTCGGGAGACCTACGGCCAGACTGACATGAGAGAGATCGTTGCCAGGACCATGTCGCCAGAGGTCCTCGAGAATGTGCGGGAGAAGTGGCACGCGCTGCACTCCTCGCTGTACATCTACACTCGCGGGCCGCTGGCCAACATGATCCTGACCTGTCTGGGCGACCGCACCGAGATGGCGCACAGCATCGAGGCCCGGCCCCCCTTCTTGGACCACCACCTGGTGGAGTACATCAACAACCTGCCGCCCAGCCTCAAGATCGCGTACAACCAGGCGGAGGGCCAGACGGACGGGACGGGGTCGAGCATGTGGTGGAAGAACCTCAGCTCGGCCCGCCAAGCGCTGAGCGAGAAGTGGGTTCTCAAGGAAGCCGGCAGGCCCTTCATCACGCAGGAGCTCTACGAGAGGCGAAAGCACCCTTACTCGGCCCCCGTCAAGTGGCCCCGGGGAGGCCCTCTTCACCGAATGTTCACCGAGCTGCTGACCCAGGCGTCTGTGGCTAACTTGGGATTCATAGACtggggcgacgtcgagggctgGCTGGAGAAGGGGTtcggcgaagacgccgaTCCTAATGCCTTCAGGAAGTTGGTGATAGTTGGATGTTGGGCCGTTTTGGGCGAGAGATTCAAGGTCAAGACGGCCGTCAAGGCGGAGGGGTCCGGGTTTGCATAG